Proteins encoded by one window of Mustelus asterias chromosome 9, sMusAst1.hap1.1, whole genome shotgun sequence:
- the mrps33 gene encoding small ribosomal subunit protein mS33 has product MTTLSNYARRMMRLSAQIFQEVARPTDDRSMKVVKLFSEQPLALRKEVYDWYPQHNQYYSLMKKLRHLGLYRDEHEDFKEEMRRLRKLRGKGKPKKGEGKRALKK; this is encoded by the exons ATGACGACGCTGTCCAATTACGCACGGCGCATGATGCGACTCAGTGCCCAGATCTTTCAGGAAGTTGCTCGACCCACTGATGATCGGTCCATGAAGGTGGTGAAGCTGTTCAGTGAGCAGCCTCTGGCACTGCGGAAAGAGGTGTATGACTGGTACCCACAACACAACCAATATTACAGCCTGATGAAAAAGCTGCGACACCTGGGTTTGTACAG AGATGAGCATGAAGATTTCAAAGAGGAAATGAGGCGACTCAGGAAATTACGTGGGAAAGGGAAGCCAAAAAAAGGAGAAGGGAAGCGAGCCTTGAAGAAATAG